The sequence below is a genomic window from Neodiprion pinetum isolate iyNeoPine1 chromosome 7, iyNeoPine1.2, whole genome shotgun sequence.
aaagttttgCATCGTGTCGAATTGTGCCATGTATAAGCACTATAAATGGTGTACAATAATCCTGTAATCATGACGAACGATATTCCCATAAACATCAAATTTTGTAGTCCGAAAGTGTCGTTAATCTGTTTTGCAAGTTTGCAGAGTTCCCAGTGAGCTTTgctgtaaatatttgattagTAACAAGGCCTCTAAGTCAAAGATATTTATATTGCGACATGAAACTTCTGTAGTTCATGTTTAGGATCAACAGATAATTACTTCAAACACCTCAATTACTCTATAAATTTACGCCTTTCCTAAGAACGGAAAAAGAGTTTTCAGAACACCGATTGAACAAAATGTGTAGTTAGGTTGCCATTCACCGGATTTTCCGTAAAAAGTAATACTGTTTGGTCGTCATGCTCTGAAGTGGCTTTCTTTCCCTTCCATTCCTTGGTGTGGTATTAACATTAACTCGAACAGCAATCGACAGGCTTTCATTAGAGGATAAGGTGGCAGTCTGTCTTGCCAATTTGAGTAGATTGTCGTTCaagcttcgaaatttttctctgacACACCTGaacaacagaaaaaaaaaaaaacacacttcATACACTCAAAATTGTACGTCCATTGGACATAAGCTTTTCTTCAGAGTAGTCTGATGTGATAACTATACCTACTCTATCGATACGCAGAAGATGAGGTCcaataaaatgataatgagTATTTGTTGATGTACAGCCgtgaaaatacagaaatccCATATATTTAACGGCCCCTGAAACCTGTCTGGGTTCATGGCCTGGTCCGAAATGCTCACTATGGACCCGATTAAGACACCGATGATCGATCGGACATTTATACGagtgtgtaattttttataattgttttcaattccAAGAGTAGATTGAAACAGATCTTCTAAGGCAGTCATCTCTTGCAAACACCCTCTACACGACTACACGAATATGTATAGAtaagtaataattattcacataaacaaattaaatttgtcTCTAAGTTTCGATAAAAGATTGCATGTCAAAGGCAACGGTAATTTATAAACACAAATGAAAGAACAACGAAAATCAATTAAGCCAAAATGCAAACTTTGGTGGAAAGTAAAACGAAAgttagataaaaatatttatcacctTTTTTCGGATCCATACTAACAGTGGTGTACTCACTACGATGCAGGAACTTATCCACATAAGTGTCTTATACATCATGATAGACATTGGGGACATGTTTCCGTAATCTAGCTTTTGTAGTGCGTCAGCCATACCTATGTAAGTGATGATTAGCCTCATCGTATTAGCAATAACAGTATGTAATTGCATAGCAAAATGCATGAAGGCAGTGTGATTCGGTTGTCGAAAAATGCCCAATCCCAAGAACCAGTTTAAATAAACCAAGGGCTTGATAGCTTCCCGTAAAGTTTTTGGCTCTGAGAAGAAGGTCCGCATCTTTTAACGACGATAATCTGCTGGTACCGAATTGGATTATTTTACCGCTGGTTCAAACCGACTTAATTCCTACACTTGAAAACAATCTACTGTTGCCACGACTGGTTGGCCGTCACGTATTTATCAGTTACAGTTACAACTACTTTCGAAAATAAACATTACTACGCAATCACCATAATGGAGAGGTGAATATTTTATCGCCTTTGTGTTTGATGGCAACCATCCATAGGTACGTAGCTTG
It includes:
- the LOC124222781 gene encoding gustatory receptor for sugar taste 43a-like — protein: MRTFFSEPKTLREAIKPLVYLNWFLGLGIFRQPNHTAFMHFAMQLHTVIANTMRLIITYIGMADALQKLDYGNMSPMSIMMYKTLMWISSCIVVSTPLLVWIRKKSCRGCLQEMTALEDLFQSTLGIENNYKKLHTRINVRSIIGVLIGSIVSISDQAMNPDRFQGPLNIWDFCIFTAVHQQILIIILLDLIFCVSIECVREKFRSLNDNLLKLARQTATLSSNESLSIAVRVNVNTTPRNGRERKPLQSMTTKQYYFLRKIRKAHWELCKLAKQINDTFGLQNLMFMGISFVMITGLLYTIYSAYTWHNSTRCKTFEITASTVWVAVFTSHIWMICHLCCSTSNEAQRTREILCEFSTANINDAELQTEVDKFAVQTSQNPVKFDACGFFYMDYTFVQSVIGSITTYLVILIQMSGRS